Proteins from a genomic interval of Cupriavidus pauculus:
- a CDS encoding GlxA family transcriptional regulator, which produces MHRVGFLLTDGFQMMTLGAQAVFEYANLVAGEPFYRIDVYAVPGGPVRSSLGVMVEARPATARVTVDTWIVAGVGDPIAAPAPAPVLDFMRKAAPRARRVASICTGAFVLAEAGLLDGRRATTHWFFSREMQRAHPEIRVEDDRIHIVDGPIWTSAGMTAGFDLALAMVEKDLGADAARSVAHKLVMYQRRAGGQSQHSELLDLAPKSDRIQSALDYARKNLHRALTVEDLATAVHLSPRQFSRVFTAETGQSPAKAIESLRLEAARLMIEQSRHPLDVVARETGFRDRRHMREAFLRGFGMPPQAVRRESRS; this is translated from the coding sequence ATGCACCGGGTGGGGTTTTTGTTGACGGACGGCTTCCAGATGATGACGCTGGGCGCCCAGGCGGTTTTCGAGTACGCGAACCTCGTGGCGGGCGAGCCGTTCTACCGGATCGACGTCTACGCGGTGCCGGGCGGCCCGGTGCGGTCGTCGCTCGGTGTGATGGTCGAGGCGCGGCCGGCAACGGCGCGCGTGACCGTGGACACCTGGATCGTCGCGGGCGTGGGTGATCCGATTGCCGCCCCCGCGCCGGCCCCGGTACTCGATTTCATGCGCAAGGCGGCGCCCCGGGCGCGGCGCGTGGCGTCGATCTGCACGGGCGCGTTCGTGCTGGCGGAAGCCGGGCTGCTCGACGGCCGCCGCGCCACCACCCACTGGTTCTTCTCGCGCGAGATGCAGCGCGCCCATCCGGAGATCCGCGTGGAGGACGACCGCATCCATATCGTCGACGGACCGATCTGGACGTCGGCGGGCATGACGGCCGGCTTTGACCTGGCGCTGGCGATGGTGGAAAAGGACCTCGGCGCTGACGCCGCGCGGTCCGTGGCCCACAAGTTGGTGATGTACCAGCGCCGCGCGGGCGGGCAGTCGCAGCATTCCGAACTGCTGGACCTGGCGCCGAAGTCCGACCGCATCCAGAGCGCGCTCGACTACGCGCGCAAGAACCTGCACCGCGCGCTGACCGTAGAAGACCTGGCCACCGCCGTCCACCTGAGCCCCCGCCAGTTCAGCCGCGTATTCACGGCCGAGACCGGCCAGTCACCAGCCAAGGCCATCGAAAGCCTGCGCCTGGAAGCCGCCCGCCTGATGATCGAACAAAGCCGCCACCCGCTGGACGTAGTGGCCCGCGAAACCGGCTTCCGCGACCGCCGCCACATGCGCGAAGCCTTCCTGCGCGGCTTCGGCATGCCGCCGCAGGCGGTGCGGCGGGAGTCGAGAAGCTGA
- a CDS encoding tripartite tricarboxylate transporter permease, translated as MIESTLFSHILVAAGMGLAGAIVFAAIGLISGTDETTTLAPLTLLVVLLGVPPEGVFTFFLAGAVAKHMTHAIPTALLGIPGDTMATPLLQDANHLRNLGVPHIALRKMISGAIIAAFVAVPLAVLFAVLLAPFGPTITKAAPWIFVAAAVIIAYSSAGRWASVAALLPFVVVIVALQTLTAKFGVKLSISYFLGIAIGPLIADLFSSISPVERPRMRRDKVRTFSLAPDVKGWAGYFPNPLRVLDRSQVKWTLGTAVISSATFVFSPVAMTVVLGELVGSRVRHAYHRLTTVLSARNGVTEATYIAEALIPLIAFGLPLSPVAAGPAAPLFNAPPVYTVDAGGGQTHNLHNLLNHWEFLGYGMLAVVLAALVSYPFAMNHARRAALFVARKISHEAIIATFVGLILVISVWEGNFLGLLVILTMGLLGGLLSRTIGFNTGVQFMGYYTAVLTVPAVLKLVG; from the coding sequence ATGATCGAATCCACACTGTTCTCGCATATTCTCGTCGCCGCCGGCATGGGGCTGGCCGGCGCCATCGTCTTTGCCGCCATCGGACTGATTTCCGGCACCGATGAAACCACCACGCTGGCGCCGCTGACGCTGCTGGTGGTACTGCTGGGCGTGCCGCCCGAGGGCGTGTTCACGTTCTTCCTGGCCGGCGCCGTGGCCAAGCACATGACCCACGCCATTCCCACCGCGCTGCTGGGCATTCCCGGCGACACCATGGCCACGCCGTTGCTGCAGGACGCCAACCACCTGCGCAACCTGGGCGTGCCGCATATCGCGCTGCGCAAGATGATCTCGGGCGCCATCATCGCGGCCTTCGTGGCCGTGCCGCTGGCCGTGCTGTTCGCGGTGCTGCTGGCACCGTTCGGGCCGACCATCACCAAGGCGGCGCCGTGGATCTTCGTGGCGGCGGCCGTGATCATCGCCTACAGCTCGGCGGGCCGCTGGGCGTCGGTGGCCGCGCTGCTGCCGTTCGTGGTGGTGATCGTCGCGCTGCAGACGCTGACGGCCAAGTTCGGCGTCAAGCTCAGCATCAGCTACTTCCTGGGCATCGCCATCGGGCCGCTGATCGCAGACCTGTTCTCGTCGATCTCGCCCGTGGAACGCCCGCGCATGCGGCGCGACAAGGTGCGCACGTTCTCGCTGGCGCCCGACGTCAAGGGCTGGGCGGGCTATTTCCCGAACCCGCTGCGCGTGCTGGACCGCAGCCAGGTCAAGTGGACGCTCGGCACCGCCGTCATCTCCAGCGCCACGTTCGTGTTCAGCCCCGTGGCGATGACCGTGGTGCTGGGCGAACTGGTCGGCTCGCGCGTGCGCCACGCCTACCATCGGCTGACCACGGTGCTGAGCGCCCGCAACGGCGTGACCGAGGCCACCTACATCGCCGAGGCGCTGATCCCGCTGATCGCCTTCGGCCTGCCGCTGAGCCCGGTGGCCGCCGGCCCGGCCGCGCCGCTGTTCAACGCACCGCCGGTCTACACGGTCGACGCCGGCGGCGGCCAGACCCACAACCTCCACAACCTGCTGAACCACTGGGAGTTCCTGGGCTACGGCATGCTCGCCGTGGTGCTCGCGGCGCTGGTGTCCTACCCGTTCGCGATGAACCACGCGCGCCGCGCGGCCCTGTTCGTGGCCCGCAAGATCTCCCACGAGGCGATCATCGCCACGTTCGTCGGCCTGATCCTCGTGATCAGCGTCTGGGAAGGCAACTTCCTGGGCCTGCTGGTGATCCTGACAATGGGCCTGCTCGGCGGCCTGCTGTCGCGCACCATCGGCTTTAACACCGGCGTGCAGTTCATGGGCTACTACACGGCCGTGCTGACGGTGCCGGCGGTACTGAAGCTGGTGGGGTAA
- the vapB gene encoding type II toxin-antitoxin system VapB family antitoxin: protein MHRTKLFRNGNSQAIRIPADLAYPDTDIPFEIERVGDELRIRPARRRLTGLLDVFASFPADFMAEGREEQSQSERDAL from the coding sequence ATGCACCGCACGAAACTCTTCCGAAACGGCAATTCGCAGGCCATTCGGATTCCCGCCGATCTTGCCTATCCGGATACCGATATTCCATTCGAGATCGAGCGGGTGGGCGATGAATTGCGCATCCGCCCGGCCCGCAGGCGTCTCACCGGACTGCTGGATGTCTTCGCCAGTTTTCCGGCCGACTTCATGGCCGAGGGCCGTGAGGAGCAGTCCCAGTCGGAAAGGGATGCGCTCTGA
- a CDS encoding type II toxin-antitoxin system VapC family toxin: MPTYMLDTNICIYLMKRQPPQVAARLAECFEGEVVLSVITLAELEYGVSVSSAPEHARHALDALVARVPVLPLTPAAAHAYGAIRKATRHRKSDALDKLIAAHARSVGAVVVTNNVSDFASYPGIQIEDWTQPAPREH, from the coding sequence ATGCCGACCTACATGCTGGATACCAATATCTGCATCTACCTGATGAAGCGGCAGCCGCCGCAGGTTGCGGCGCGGCTGGCGGAATGTTTTGAGGGTGAGGTCGTGCTGTCGGTGATTACGCTTGCGGAACTCGAATACGGTGTATCGGTTTCCAGCGCCCCCGAGCATGCCCGGCACGCACTGGACGCGCTCGTCGCACGCGTGCCGGTGCTGCCGCTGACGCCTGCCGCCGCCCATGCCTATGGCGCCATCCGCAAGGCCACGCGCCATCGAAAGTCCGACGCGCTCGACAAGCTGATTGCCGCGCACGCCCGGTCCGTCGGCGCAGTCGTGGTCACCAACAATGTGAGCGATTTCGCGTCGTATCCGGGCATCCAGATCGAAGACTGGACCCAGCCCGCCCCGCGCGAACACTAG
- a CDS encoding histidine phosphatase family protein — MPTRRSLLVLPAALWTATLPALLPPRAHAATSPVDLTRPNVVVVLRHARAPGVGDPAGFRLDDCATQRNLSAGGREQARKLGERWKAAGFRPTQVLTSAWCRCQDTARLIGLGPVRVEPMLNSFLGSDAAARDAQIKRLSRYIDQLDPRGGPYLLVTHQVVVTALTGHDADSGGGVTIELPVAGQARRVTVLPAPEVAD; from the coding sequence GTGCCCACTCGCCGCAGCCTGCTTGTCCTCCCCGCCGCCCTCTGGACGGCCACCCTGCCGGCGCTCCTGCCGCCCCGCGCGCACGCGGCAACGTCGCCCGTCGACCTGACCCGCCCGAACGTCGTGGTCGTGCTGCGCCATGCCCGCGCGCCGGGGGTGGGCGATCCCGCCGGCTTCCGGCTCGACGACTGCGCGACGCAGCGCAACCTCTCCGCAGGCGGGCGCGAGCAGGCGCGCAAGCTGGGCGAACGATGGAAGGCGGCCGGATTCCGGCCCACGCAGGTGCTCACCAGCGCCTGGTGCCGCTGCCAGGACACGGCGCGGCTGATCGGCCTTGGGCCGGTGCGCGTGGAACCGATGCTGAATTCGTTCTTGGGGTCGGACGCCGCCGCGCGTGACGCGCAGATCAAGCGGCTGTCGCGCTATATCGACCAGCTCGACCCGCGCGGCGGGCCGTACCTGCTGGTCACGCACCAGGTGGTGGTCACGGCGCTGACCGGCCATGATGCCGACAGCGGCGGCGGCGTGACGATCGAACTGCCGGTGGCGGGACAGGCGCGGCGCGTGACCGTGCTGCCCGCGCCCGAAGTGGCCGACTAG
- a CDS encoding LacI family DNA-binding transcriptional regulator: MSDSSGSKSVTLHDVAREAGVSLITASRALSNPGLVSDKTIARVRQAVEATGYIPNLLAGGLKSRRTMTVAALVPNIAVAQFIPTVKALTDALDAAGYQLILGQTGYDHAREEALLGTMISRRPDGIVVTGLVHAQASRDRLRRSGIPVVETWDLSDRPVDMAVGFSHLKVGSAVAGYFLSKGWRRFGIATGDDQRAAVRREGFVSTLGHDVPVARVPAPSSLGLGRQALGDLLAQDPRIEAIFCSSDQLAQGVIEEARARGLRVPEDLAVCGFGDADFAAHMVPSLTSVQVDGAGMGTLAAGLLLARCRGETVAQPVVDVGFRIVERGST; this comes from the coding sequence ATGTCCGATTCATCCGGCAGCAAGTCTGTCACGCTGCACGACGTCGCCCGCGAGGCCGGCGTGTCACTGATTACCGCTTCGCGCGCGCTGAGCAACCCGGGCCTGGTCTCCGACAAGACCATTGCCCGCGTGCGCCAGGCGGTGGAGGCCACCGGCTATATCCCGAACCTGCTGGCCGGCGGCCTGAAGTCGCGCCGCACCATGACCGTGGCCGCGCTGGTGCCCAATATCGCGGTGGCGCAGTTCATCCCGACGGTCAAGGCCCTGACCGATGCGCTGGACGCGGCCGGCTACCAGTTGATCCTGGGGCAGACCGGCTACGACCACGCGCGCGAGGAGGCGCTGCTGGGCACGATGATCAGCCGCCGCCCGGACGGCATCGTCGTCACCGGGCTGGTCCACGCGCAGGCATCGCGCGACCGGCTGCGGCGGTCCGGCATTCCCGTGGTGGAGACCTGGGACCTGAGCGACCGGCCCGTGGACATGGCCGTGGGGTTCTCGCACCTGAAGGTCGGCAGCGCCGTGGCGGGCTATTTCCTGTCGAAGGGCTGGCGGCGCTTTGGCATCGCCACCGGCGACGACCAGCGGGCCGCTGTGCGGCGCGAAGGCTTTGTCTCGACACTGGGCCACGACGTGCCCGTCGCGCGCGTGCCGGCGCCCAGCAGCCTGGGGCTCGGGCGGCAGGCGCTGGGCGACCTGCTGGCGCAGGACCCGCGCATCGAGGCCATCTTCTGCAGTTCGGACCAACTGGCCCAGGGCGTGATCGAGGAAGCGCGGGCGCGCGGCCTGCGCGTGCCCGAGGATCTGGCCGTCTGCGGCTTTGGCGACGCCGATTTTGCCGCGCACATGGTGCCGTCGCTGACGTCCGTGCAGGTCGACGGCGCGGGCATGGGCACGCTGGCGGCCGGGCTGCTGCTGGCGCGCTGCCGCGGCGAGACCGTGGCGCAGCCGGTGGTCGACGTCGGCTTCCGCATCGTCGAGCGCGGCTCCACCTGA
- a CDS encoding SDR family NAD(P)-dependent oxidoreductase, with product MSPHPYLGTALVTGASSGIGAIYADRLARRGHDLVLVARSRDKLDALARRITDETGRAVEVFPADLGDRASLATVEDKLRTDASITLLVNNAGIGTHTPLLDSDVDQMTRMIELNVTALTRLSYAAVPGFVARGQGTIVNISSIVSIAPEILNGVYGGSKAFVTAFSQSLHHELAAKGVRVQAVLPGATATDFWETGGLPVEHLDQAIVMPAADLVDAALVGLDRGELITIPSLHAVEHWQAYEAARGAMAAVLSQNTPAARYARD from the coding sequence ATGTCCCCGCACCCCTACCTTGGCACCGCCCTCGTCACCGGCGCATCGTCCGGCATCGGCGCGATCTACGCAGACCGGCTGGCCCGGCGCGGCCACGACCTCGTGCTGGTCGCCCGCAGCCGCGACAAGCTCGACGCGCTGGCGCGGCGCATCACCGACGAAACCGGCCGCGCGGTCGAGGTGTTTCCGGCCGACCTGGGCGACCGCGCGTCGCTGGCCACCGTCGAAGACAAGCTGCGCACCGATGCCAGCATCACGCTGCTGGTCAACAACGCCGGCATCGGCACCCATACGCCGCTGCTGGACAGCGACGTCGACCAGATGACCAGGATGATCGAGCTGAACGTGACCGCGCTGACGCGGCTCAGCTACGCCGCAGTGCCCGGCTTCGTGGCGCGCGGCCAGGGCACCATCGTCAACATCTCGTCGATCGTGTCCATCGCGCCGGAGATCCTGAACGGCGTCTACGGCGGCAGCAAGGCGTTCGTTACCGCGTTCAGCCAGTCGCTGCACCACGAGCTGGCGGCCAAGGGCGTGCGCGTGCAGGCCGTGCTGCCCGGCGCCACGGCCACCGATTTCTGGGAAACGGGCGGCCTGCCGGTCGAGCACCTGGACCAGGCCATCGTCATGCCGGCGGCGGACCTTGTCGACGCCGCGCTGGTCGGCCTGGACCGCGGCGAGCTGATCACGATCCCGTCGCTCCACGCGGTGGAGCACTGGCAAGCCTACGAAGCCGCGCGCGGGGCGATGGCCGCGGTGCTGTCGCAGAACACGCCAGCGGCGCGCTACGCCAGGGACTGA
- the argH gene encoding argininosuccinate lyase, with product MESKVSRRLTQATAPELCAHIYLPRLAREFAPGFRYLTDINAAHLVMLHGAGLVPTDVAATLARALLRIEQDGPDAVPLDPEREDAYFNYEAHLMAMAGADAGGRLHVARSRNDILATHDRLRARDTVLALLAALADTRDVALRQADAHADAVMPGYTHLQAAQPITYGYYLCGVAQALGRDIARLRQALDRLDACPLGAGALAGTAFPIDRAATARWLGFGTYAPNALDAVASRDFAWEILSAMAIATVTWGRVAQDLYVWATPEFGLIDFPDSVAGTSSIMPQKKNPVVLEYLKGKGGHMIGMLTASLAALKGSHFTHSGDGNRESMRGFWDATDEALRCASLLKLVLQTATPRRANMLDRARCDFSSATDLADMLVRDAGMSFREAHHVVGAVVREALDRHLPASEIDSGMVNRAAAAHTGRALDVDAEVVARCLDPVQGVAARQSAGGPAPALVRQQVADQLDELARDRQAIDALRVTVDASRAALRRAVERLQSLA from the coding sequence ATGGAATCGAAGGTCAGCCGCCGCCTGACGCAAGCCACCGCCCCCGAGCTTTGCGCGCACATCTACCTGCCGCGCCTGGCGCGCGAGTTTGCCCCCGGCTTTCGCTATCTCACCGACATCAACGCGGCGCATCTGGTCATGCTGCATGGCGCCGGACTGGTGCCGACGGACGTGGCCGCCACGCTGGCGCGGGCGCTGCTGCGGATCGAGCAGGACGGCCCCGACGCGGTGCCGCTGGACCCCGAACGCGAGGACGCCTATTTCAACTACGAAGCGCACCTGATGGCGATGGCCGGCGCCGACGCGGGCGGCCGCCTGCATGTGGCGCGCAGCCGCAACGACATCCTGGCCACGCACGACCGCCTGCGCGCCCGCGACACCGTGCTGGCGCTGCTGGCCGCGCTGGCCGACACGCGCGACGTGGCGCTGCGGCAGGCCGATGCCCACGCCGATGCCGTGATGCCCGGCTACACGCACCTGCAGGCCGCGCAGCCGATCACGTATGGCTACTACCTGTGCGGCGTGGCGCAGGCGCTGGGGCGCGACATCGCGCGGCTGCGCCAGGCGCTGGACCGGCTGGACGCCTGCCCGCTGGGCGCCGGCGCGCTGGCCGGCACCGCGTTTCCGATCGACCGGGCGGCCACGGCCCGCTGGCTGGGCTTTGGCACCTACGCGCCGAACGCGCTCGATGCGGTGGCGTCGCGCGACTTCGCCTGGGAGATCCTGTCGGCCATGGCCATCGCCACGGTCACCTGGGGCCGCGTGGCGCAGGACCTCTACGTCTGGGCCACGCCCGAGTTCGGGCTGATCGACTTTCCGGACAGCGTGGCTGGCACGTCGAGCATCATGCCGCAGAAGAAAAACCCGGTGGTGCTGGAGTACCTGAAGGGCAAGGGTGGCCACATGATCGGCATGCTCACGGCGTCGCTGGCGGCGCTCAAGGGCAGCCATTTCACGCATTCCGGCGACGGCAACCGCGAAAGCATGCGCGGCTTCTGGGACGCCACCGACGAGGCGCTGCGCTGCGCGAGCCTGCTGAAGCTGGTGCTGCAGACCGCCACGCCGCGTCGCGCAAACATGCTGGACCGGGCCCGCTGCGATTTCTCGTCGGCCACCGATCTGGCGGACATGCTGGTGCGCGACGCCGGCATGTCGTTCCGCGAGGCGCACCACGTGGTCGGCGCCGTGGTGCGCGAGGCGCTCGACCGCCACCTGCCGGCCAGCGAGATCGACAGCGGCATGGTGAACCGGGCCGCCGCCGCGCACACGGGCCGGGCGCTGGACGTCGATGCAGAGGTCGTGGCGCGTTGTCTCGATCCCGTGCAGGGCGTGGCGGCGCGGCAGTCGGCCGGCGGGCCGGCCCCCGCGCTGGTGCGGCAGCAGGTGGCCGACCAGCTCGACGAACTGGCGCGCGACCGGCAGGCCATCGACGCGCTGCGTGTCACCGTCGACGCCAGCCGGGCCGCGCTGCGGCGCGCGGTGGAGCGGCTTCAGTCCCTGGCGTAG